A stretch of DNA from Enoplosus armatus isolate fEnoArm2 chromosome 15, fEnoArm2.hap1, whole genome shotgun sequence:
AATATTTTGGCAGGAGCACTGAGGGAGAAACAGTTTTTGATAAAAACATGGATGGCTCAGGTATGTCACAGACATGTGAGGATGATAAAGAGTGATGAATCAGAGAAATATTGACAATATGATAATGAGGTAGTAGTCAGCAGGGCGCTGCATACTTTATTTTCAATGGTATTTCGCAACCTACTGTATTGACGCTAATATATTTACACACTTAGACACAGCTTGTAATGTAAGACATGTTCTCTTTTACTTAACACGGGGCCATATTgcaaggtaaaaagaaaaacagggagcTGAGGACTCCcgttattatgattattatggCTGATCATCTTGGGCCACTACAAAATTCTAGTTGTAAAGATTTTCTGCAAAAGTTTTCATTTATACTGCACTTTTATTGAAACAAGCACAAAAGTTCAGTGGAGCAAATCAAATATAGTTCTTCTGATATACAGGATACACGTTTCTGATTAGAGGGATTTAGAATATGTCACTTAATAGCATACAAATTCTCCCAAATCTAAGTAAAAGCATGCTTTTCAGCATGGTTTCAGTCAGAATTGGTCCCTGTTGTATTgcacaacagtaaaataactCAAGTTATATTGTCACCCTCTACAGTGGAGCTTGTTAACTGGACAGCGGCTAGTTCAAGTTGGGATGATTGGGTGCTGGAGTGGGTAGGCATCCTTCATTACGTGGCCAATcaggctgctgcagagaagGCATGCCGGCCGCTAGATCAGTGCGAGCCATTGATATCGCAAGCATGGCGGCAACTCTACCCTATTGCAATGTCAGGGATTCCTTTGATCACAGTATCATATTGTTGTGACAGCGCCACAATTTATCACATCACATAAAATCCGTCAGTAGTATAAGCATTCACCTCACATTCTCTCTCACATGGAGACGAGCGGCACGGCTGTGCTGGACTGGACTACAGTATTACTCACACCCAGCGCAATGGACATGTAGCTAAACACAGGGAGAAGGGAGCACGAGATCTCTTTCTCCCACCAGAGATCACACCTTGTACTGACACACTGTTGGGTTGCTGTTACCCTTTGGAGCATGCTGACACTTTGTTTCTTGCATAGCTATTCACATGTGCACGCTTGGGCATCCCGAGCTCTCCTCTCAgatgcctgcctgcctcctggCCGGCAGTAAGGGTGTTACTCTGCAACGGCCACTGTGTCAACATGAGGTCAAGAAGAAGTGTTCCACGTGTCTACTGTACTCCTGGAGGGAGGCCGCGCAGACGACAACCTCCCGCTGGGTTAAAAATAAACCCAGTGTGAAGTGCCACCACTCCCGCTCCTGCACCTGCCGTTTACCTCCGTTTGGTTGAAGCTCTATAAATGCAGGCACAGCTATTAAAAGACGGGAGGTGTCTAAAATGGCGAGAGCAGATGCTGGGCACCTTGCTCCCTGTGTGTGGGATGACTCTGCCACAGGCTTAAAGGGGCCCAAAATAGAGCGGCTGACATATGGGCCTCTGATTGTTTGAACATGGAATCTCCTGGACTTCTGCCACTCGGCATAAATCCTTTGATACTGCCACACCAAACCCCGCTGATCATCTTTCACCTAGCCCGAATCAGGTCATCTATTTGCATGCCAAGAGGCAATTTCCATGGGCTTACACAATGACCAAATTTGGGGTTCAATGGGGTTGCATCAACAGCACCGACACAAACCActacaggagaggaggaacactAGTGTGCAACAGTGGTGCACTGGTGTGTCCAACTGGTGGGACTGAGACATACATAGACATGGTCTTCCAGCAACAGCAACATTGAAAAGAACATGAAAGATAGGAGGTTAAGCCTGACTTACCCACCGCTCCCTTTATTGCTGAGTTACTACAGAATAAGACGACTGACTAATTGTACCTGCCTATGCTAGTTTGGTTAAACATGGGACCAGCAAGTCTTCCAGTTTGAGACAGATCCACAAAGATCACACGGCTTACTGCTCTGGAGAGGTATATCCAAGTACATTTAAACTGATAAAGAGTTCACATTTAGGTAAcaattttagttcattttttttccaggaggAGAACAAGAGAAAATGGCCACCAAGGTCACCAGACTTTGAACTGTACACTCAGTCttccaataataaatatatacatgtcCTGGTCAAGTCCAggcaaaaaacacaatgtgagaCAAGTGAGTCAGTTTATGGTTGTTGACACCTCTGCTGTCTTCAGAACAAATTTAAGGAACTTTTagttttatgaaaaaaaagaaacctcttTATCTTGTTATCAAGAACTGGCGACTACTAATTCTGAAGATGCTGAGGGGCAGAAGGGTCCTTCTTCATTTACAGTATGACCACTGACAAttaacaaaaaccaaaaaaattaTTACTGTACATAGTATTTcttatatattttaaattaatctgcatcatttttatatttatactaATAACCAAGTTTTGCATTTGCTCTTTTTTATTTAGTGTCCCAGGGTtccaggaggaggagtgagacaGGTCAGTCTCTGTCCTGCCTAGCACagtcagtggggggggggtctcccTCTCCTCAGTACCCTCAGCCTGGTTCGAGCCACTTTCTGTATCGCTAATGCAGCCCTCCGCCGTTGCCGTGGCCGATCAGCCACCCTCCAATCAGACCTTGGCCTCCAGCATCTCCAGGAAGAGTTTGTGCATGGGCACCTTGCCCTGCACCTTGATGCTGTAAAAGTGCTGCACAGCCTTGGTGGCCGTCTGCCGCAGCAGAGGCAGGGTCATGAGCAGCTTGCCCGCCCGCCGAGGGTCCTCCTGGTGCTGGCTGCTCTCGTAGTCCTGCAGGGCCTCGTGGAGAGCATCCTGAAGCTTCTGGACCGCCTCCATGTCCTCTATGTGCATGGAGTCTGACAGGAcgagagcagggagagaggagcatGAAGATTGATGGattttcaaatttgaaaagaaaaaagaaagtaactTGTAAGAAATGTAGTGTGCACTTTGAGACACTGGTAATATAACAGGAGTGATGGGAAATGGATTTCtctaaaacaaaattaaatctCATGATTGATCTTTACTGCTCTGTCAGTAGCAGTAAGGTAGGGAACACATTATCAGTATAACTCACACCCTGACAAGATAAAGAACACATCATAAAAAAGACACatctgctttatttatttatttttatttatttatatatttattctttGGTGGACTGGGTGGGATATTCATATGGCCCTTGACCAGCGAGACTGAAAATCAATGTTATCCTCCAGTAACAATGGCATGAATAGCACCCAATCTCTGCTGAGTGAGTACACATTAAACACCCCAGTGTTCCAAAGGACAGACTGtttacgaaaaaaaaaaaaaaaggggctcCATTAGAGAATTGAACGCTGTAAACAAGCCTGAGATGAATACAACACTTCCTGTCAATAATTTCCTTCCTACTCCCTCAAAGGAGTTTCTGACCATCAGacggagggaaaacaaacacaaatatatataataaatccTACctctaaattattattatttctctaTACtcagaaaggtaaaaaaaactgtgactcTGCTTCAGTCAGCCCAAGTCTCTCCCACCTCCTGGCCAGTTTTAGAGCAGTCTACAGTTTCAGTCTGGCTTCTCTCCGGTGTTCTTCGCTGCTCTAACGTTTCGCTACACTGCCACCGTTTTTTACTGATCCTACTGTACATCATGTTACAGCACTCTCCTCTCATTCTCGCCTTTTTCCTGCCTCTGGTTCTATCTCCCAGCCTCTCTCAGGGACAGTCCGGGGTCGCGCTTTCTCTCACTGGTTAACCGGTGTCTAGCACTCCGGAGGCGGCATGTCATTGGCTGCCTGACTCGTCTCACCTTGGCGATGCATATTTTACCACACGGGACaataaaaggcaaaacagaTTTCAGACTTCGCCCCAAATTCATTGACTGGAACAACTGTATTCCCAAGACCTTGAGACATTTCTCACCCTGACGGTTTTCAAATCCACAGTGGTAAAATGAAGTAGGTCGTTTGGTAAAGTGaatgtgggggggtggggtggaagaacaaaaggcaaaaaagaaagaaaaaaatctccGATGAGGATGTGGTGTGACATAATTATCTCTTGTTCTTTTCACAGCGGCTGGATTCACAACCTAACAAGCTGCATTTTTACAAATCAAACCAATATTTAGTTctatttttcacacacattttagcaATAAACCTAATTTGAACCTACTATAATTGAATGTTTTGCAGCAAGGGGGGAAATAGAcgtgaaaataaaaagagagttAGAGACATCTCAACAGATGGGCAGGAAAAGAGGGCAGGAGACAGCGAGCACACAGCTTGTAGTCCTTGGAGGAGGGGTAGacttacaaaaacaactttgaagAAACAATTTCCTCACAATCCATCAGTGAGCCCACGTCGATCCGATTGATAAACTGCTAATTACAAAATCAATCGCTATGAATTttcacagctgtcagacagagggGCTCCCGGGAGAGTGATCTCCCAGAGACCTTGTTCTAACATTCCggacaccctcctcctcctcctcctcctcttctctcttcgagtccccttctctcctctttcccacaCCCCACCTCCCTACCAAAGCTCTGCTGTCTGAAAGCAAAGGCCCACCatcagcattttcatttttcagcccTGGACAAAACAAGGGAAAGCGGCCCAGTGACCCAGGCGTGCATTGATCAGAGCAGGACAGGTCCTGCCTCCTCAAAAGGAGCCTGTCAATAGCGGCGTGCCGTCTCGGCATCAGAACAAACGAGGCCTATCACTCCCTGATACTCATTCCATTCGacttaacacattttattgacagCCCCTGTGCTCCTAATGAAATGCTAAATTTATCTCCCGTGGCTGCTGTGCCCTGCAGCTACTGTTAtggagatagagaaagagaggggcaAGGGAGTGCTGGAGAAATACCACAACATGGAAGGTGTTCAATTAAATAAGCTCactcctccatccctcttccCCGTACACTGCCCTtatcttctctccatctctccatctcacgCTCCAAATTAAAGGTTACACTGAAAAACTCCTGAAAAACTAAGAAATGTCATTTCTGAAACTGTGTTAGACAAAACCTTACTGTTTCTGGATATTATAATGTGTAGCGGCATTACTCAGAGGTCCAGTCATGAGAAAGTGAAATATTCTGAGTGAGTAACTCACCTGAAACATGTCTCTAACATTTTCATATGAagtcttgattttttttttttaaataaaaggtaCAACCTCAGTTTAATTTGCCATATATTGTTAgcatattcatttttaatttcagttgatGAAAATGCTAAAAGCTTCACTTATTATTCAAAAGTGCATTATTATTTTGGTCTGCATTTATTGTGAAAGAAAatctacaaaatgtttttttccagctgttaTATTTCACCtaatacaataatacatttacaacattaattataaaaactgaatgggaataataatatatttttaatactaaaataaattACACAGTGGAATGAAACAATAGGAGTAATATCAAGCAAAGAGACTTTGTATATATATTCCAAACCAATGACTGCTATGGGACAGGTTTGTTCCTCTGAAATTGTTtctaaattataaatattattataaatattgtataaaGAAATGATTTACATATATGTTTAATCCGAAGGCTCTTGCTGAATTAGAGTAACTgatatttctgctgcttttatatTATTGACAAAATTGTGATGTTATTGTTATGAAATACTATgatgtttaaaacatttacatgacaaTAAAAGTCAAATCATGAAATAAATCATTCCATGTTTAAAGCTCTGAATAGGCCTAAACATTACCATGTTTGttgacataaaaataaattggTGAAATTGAGATAAATCAACTTTATActgaaaatctgtgtgtgtgctacctTTTAACCTTTGGGTATTCAACATTGGAGTTATTCTCTAATTCTTCTAATGcttatttaattttacttttcattaaaatgcacaAGAAATTAGCTTGAGACACCTGAATGTTATTTATGATGCGTCAGTGTGCTGAAGACACCCCACCTGAGTTGGCGAGAGCGATGGCCTTCAGGGTGACAaactcctccttctccacttTGAGCTTCTTGCACTTGCGGACCAGCTGCAGGATGGAGACGTAGAGGTCGAGCAGGCCCGTCAGCCGCGAGTGCTCCTCGTCCATGATGTAGTCCTCGGCATACACCAGCTCGTCCTCGTATGGCAGCGAGCGGAAGACAATGCTGAGGATGAGGATCTCCATCCAGGCACTCTGCAGTAAACTCATCTGGtctcccagagagagagaagagaagcctggagggacagagggggaCACTGTATGAGGACAGGAGgactgcaaaaaataaaatggagtctgtgtgtatttgtgtttatgcatTTCTGTTTACATCTAAACATCTCTTTTATTGGAGAgtgtgaaaaagtaaaagaaagtaTTTGATAGTGAAAGAACAGACAGCACTTTGAGTTGATCAGTAAACCAAACATGACCTGCCATGCCTCGGTAGCCTGGAGTACATGCCGAGGCACATGTTAGCGAGTGGTGTTTAATTTTAAATGCATGGTGGAAGGTCCTCTTTGAAGCCGGTGTCAGAGCACTTGAGGGGGCTTTACTGTAAGTGAGGACAGTAAATCGGTGCAAAGGTCCAGGATACACAAAGCCATGTGGTTACCCCTTGTATCCTGTCACACTTCTATTGGTGTGAGGGGGATTAGCACTGAGACACATTCTCATTGGAGGGGTTGAGGACATGACATGCACTGTGTAGCGGGAGGAGGTGAcgagggaacacacacacacacacacacacactcacacaaagcaacatgcacagatacacaaacagacgTTGaccaggaaaacaaacagacacacgtGCACATGCGGATCATGACACCTACACGTATGCACATAAATCCATACAcataaaagtacacacacacacacacacacacacacacacacacacacacacacacacacagagcacagggGTCACATGGTTCAAGCCTGGCCTGAAGACCATCTTAAACCCAGGGACCTCATtctccaacagcagctggatgagCTGGTGAGCTCTGGCACATCAAGCCACAGTCGTTTCCCTTTCAACACCTACATATGCTCAGAATAggacattaaataaaacaaactgctaGATCCCCAAAAGATGAGCTGTGagaaattcaaacaaatgaaaaagggtaaaggcaaaaagagaagagagagtgaggagcaGATAGCCATCTCATCCCTTTTCTCTTCGTACTACCCTTCAGCTGTCAATAAACTGCACGAACCCCCCCCAATGCCCCCAACTATTTCCCCTCCGCCTCCCCTCCTCTTGCACAGCGTGCCTGCAGGCGACCCATTCTGACAGCATATTAGGCTCCTCAGCCCCGCCCCTGATTAATATGATTGCTTTTACAAGTTTGCTGTTGCCATGCTACCAGCCATTGTGTGATTAAGAGGTGATAGATTACAGTATTGACCAGGGCGCACACCGCACCTATGCCCCACGTTTTCTCTTAAATATAAACGATCTCATGCCACCAGCTTGATGTTTATCTCCTCCAGCTAGgacaccatgaacacacacacacacacacacatatgtgcaggTTGAGAAGAACAAGAGACGTGATGAGGAAGcgtgagagaaagtgaaaaagaaacggagagagagacagccagagagagtaGCACCTGAGTGTTCAATTTCCCTTATCGTGGTGATGACCACTGCAGGGGAAGAGCTGGAGGATACATTAATTAACAGATTGTGATCAGAATGTGAGGGCCTTCACATTTTGAAGGGGAATCAATAGTCAGTAGAATAGAGTGCTAACAGAAAGGTGCTGGAGCCCAGCTGGACTGGTCAGAGGTCTGAAGAGCCCAAATTAGACCAAACAAAGCAAACTGCCGAAAGCACTCAAAACACTTGACTATTATCAGCGGAGGCAATAAGCCATATTTTGCAATGGCCTGTACCATTACACATATCCAGACTGCATCTTAAaatcttttgttgtgttatttccTTGTCTGCATACGTGGCTATTAAGCTGGACAGGATGCGGACTGGCCGGAGGGAAATTGTCATGCAAGCGTGGACGCGGTCTTGATTGCCGCATCATGTTGGCATCACAATCACAGGCGAGGCTTTGTCTAGCCTTTTAATGCCAAGGAGGACTGAAGCGGAACTAAAGCTCTGCTCCCAATGTGACAGCCCATGTGAAGGCCTTGTTCAGGGCTTGTTGGAGAGGCTTTAGAGTTGTTCTGATACGGCAGACACCTCTCAgccatatgcacacatgcagccCAGCAGCCTACAATTACCTTTGACGCTAAAAGTCCTTGAATTTAATCCAGTGTTGTGAGATGGAGAGGTGGTGTTTTTCCCCTGCTCCATCCCCTCTCTTCAGGGCCTAAATTATCGCTCCAAATGGGATCTCGTGTCGTTGCCTCGCCTTTTTCCACTCAATTTAATCGAGTAATGAAGTGACTTCCCGACTCCGCAGGTCATGCGGCGCTCCGGCCGCCGCACTCTGAAGGTGGCCCGGTTAAGTGCCGTCGGAGTGGGTGATTTCCTCTAATGAAATATCAATATTTACATCTTCATTTCCAGCCCACTGCCTTGGCGGGGTTTGACCAAACATGACACAATATTGACCAAATCAGAGAGGCCTGTCTATGCGCTTGAAGGGCCTTTTCCACTCCACTGCTGAGTGCACCGGCAGATTTCTGTCTGAAAGTCTTTGTGGCAGAGATAACAACAATGCAGAGTTTTTCTTTGTTCACTTTGACTAAAGCACCCTGCTCATACAGCGATCATATGTCAAAgggtttttctcttttaaaatgacaagatTTAAAATCcgttcaaaataaaatcagttcaATCTGAACAAAGGAACGAAATAAATATAGGTGACAAAGACACACCATCACAGGGCAGCGCAGTGACCACCACTAACTGCATCAGCACACCATCATTCATAGCTCAAAAGGTGACAACAAGACCACTGAAGACCAACAACTGAAGCCAAAACCATCATCTCTCCTTTTATCTCCCCCAAAGCCCTCGGCTGTGGGCAGGAGGGGGCAGCCCAAACCCACAGACGGCAGCTTCAAACCCCTCGCAGAGATTAATCAGAGCACCATTTCATCTGCCAGAGCACAGGACGGTCCAAAATGAAATGCTGGAGATTTCTGTTGAGCCGGAGTTCATATtctattaatttattattgtttCCCTCTCCCCGAGGGCCATTAGCGCGGGTAATAAAAAGAGATGTAATTACGAGGCACGGTGGCCCCCTCCAGCTGCAGCCCCCTCGTAACTCACCCTCAATCAGAcaacagagcagacagagggagggagagcgaaGGGGGAAAAATggcacgagagagagagagagaaatggaggataaaagagaggagaagatatGGGCCAGAGAGGACGGAGataaggaagagagaaagagagcagcagcagggagcgAAAAGGGGAGCGGAGCATGAggggaaaaggaagagggagatagaaagaggaaagagagtaATTCTGGCTGGACAGCGGCTGATCTATCATGGCTGGCTATCAGAAGGACAAGCAAGCCCTGAAGACTTCTGCCCAGCGGCAATCTCACCTCGGCCAAGTCAAGTGCTCTCCGGGCTCCAGTTGGAGTAAAACTGGCCCTAACAGGACCCCAGGGGTTCAGcacgtcttttttttcctaaccCTCAAACTGAGCTGAATGATCATGCTGCCATAAGCTTATTCTATATCaaagctttttattttagatggcagtttaaaacaaagaggacaagaggaaaatgtgtgCACCTCTGATTTGTATAGATCACTCTGATGTGACAGAGTGACACACTACGGTGTAAGATGTATAACCAATACAGGAATGAAGGGCAATTTTGAGCAGcttcataatgtgtgtgtgtgtgcaggcttgtttgtgtggctctgtgtgtgtgcagctgccaTGATTCTTCTTGAATTTACATGACAGCGTCAGGAGGACCCAATCAATAGCAGCTTGGTAACAAATTGCTGCACTTGACATAAATAATCTGACCTGAAGTCCGGCGACATgtacaacacaaacagctcagTTTGCTGCAAGCTTTCCCTGAACAATGATTTGatgacacaaatacaaactaaaTTGACTCTGTGAAAAAGAGGTTGATGAGTGAAAACTAATCTTGTTTTTTCAGCTCCAGCGCTCAATTTCAGGAGAGTCGGCTATCTGCCCTCTTTCAACGTGATAACCAGCCCATTATCGCATGGTAAGTAGCTGGGGAGTAGGTGATTTGACCAGTAGCCTGTGAACGTTATGAGGTTAAAGAACGTTAAATACAGTAATCCCCTTGTTTTAATCTGCACCCTATGACCTCCTGACCCTAACGGAGAAGTCTTTAGCCCTCCCCAGGGTCCCACTGCCCAATACTGACAATACATATATCTGTATAGCCCCCAAGACCAGGACGAATCAGGCTTTAATCATTGCCATAATTACACATAATTTATCTCCGCTGCCATCAAGCAACATTGCTTAATGAGGGATGGCGCTCTGCTGACGATCACTTAAAGGCACATCAGCATATAACATTTCCAACAGAACATTTTATGTAAAGTATGACACAAAATTCTGCACAGACGCTACAGTTTCAGACCCAGGATTTTATTCACCTTGGTGACAATATATGACAATAACAGTGCACACACGTAATTGTGATGCTGGATGTACCTGCTCATGTGTACACAGTAACTAAACAAAGCCCTCCCCCACCCTGCCTGGCAGATGTCCCTTTCCTGGCCCTGCATGCtcctgactgcctgtctgcctccaaTACGCCCCCATCTCAATCTCCCTGCAGCTTTACCGCCTTCCTCTCGCTCTCCTGCCTGGGTTCAGGCCTCAGCATCCACCTGATTGCTCAATCTATCTTTATCTCCTGTGTTGAAGCCTACGTCAGAGGGTAAATTGAATATACTAAGAGCTGTCTGTTGGTGTCTATATTTAATAAAGTGCACTGATGAGGTGCTGATTTATTGCCGGGCAGTATTCACACTCTATTACAAGGAGATTACGCAGCTTGAGTGGGATCAGGCTGGCAACACAGTAAGTAGATTTCACAATTTAAtggcaaagagaaaacaggagcCCAGAgggggctggaggagggggggctgatgggtgggtgggttggTGATTATGGTGGAGGGTTGAGCTGACACAAACACGACAACATACAAGAGCCACGATCTCTTTTTAACATCACTGCCTCCATGCTAACAACTAACACGCCAGGCGGTTGTCTGTCAAATGCAGAGCTGATGAGCTGGAATCCAATA
This window harbors:
- the esrrb gene encoding steroid hormone receptor ERR2 isoform X4, coding for MLNSLPKRLCLVCGDIASGYHYGVASCEACKAFFKRTIQGNIEYSCPATNECEITKRRRKSCQACRFMKCLKVGMLKEGVRLDRVRGGRQKYKRRLDSENNPYLGSPLFPPLSSVTKIVSHLLVAEPEKIYAMPDPTMPESDIKALTTLCDLADRELVVIIGWAKHIPGFSSLSLGDQMSLLQSAWMEILILSIVFRSLPYEDELVYAEDYIMDEEHSRLTGLLDLYVSILQLVRKCKKLKVEKEEFVTLKAIALANSDSMHIEDMEAVQKLQDALHEALQDYESSQHQEDPRRAGKLLMTLPLLRQTATKAVQHFYSIKVQGKVPMHKLFLEMLEAKV